GGGCGGTCTTAGCGTTGGACTCAGCGGACTTCAGCCAGTCCTGCTTGTTGTCGCCGACGTAGGACTTGGCGCTATCCACGGAGTCCTCGATGAAGGACTTCGCGTTGTCCAAGAAGCCGCGACCGGAATCCTGCCAGTCATCCTTGTTGTCATCGACGTAGTCCTTGGCGTCATCGACATAGGACTTGGCGGTATCCAGGAGGCCGCGACCGGTGGACTGCCAGTCATCCTTGTTGTCATCCACATAGGCCTGAGCCTTCTGGGAGGTCTCATTGAACCAGTCGCCGGCCTTGTTGGACAGCTCGTTGGCGCGAGCGGAAAGCTCCTCGCGCTTTTCCTGGGACTCAGACTTGGTAGGCAGCGCCTGCTGAATCTTCTTATTGGTGCGCTCACCGGCCTTTTGTGCGCGCCAGCGCAGGGAAGGCTTGCCCTCGGTGTCCTGGGTGGTGATAAAGAGCGCGCCGAGCAGGGCGGTGTTGGTAATGAAGCCGTTGCGACGGTCTTCCTTGTCCTTCTTGTTATCTGCGGCCCAGAAGTTATTTTTGCCCACTAAGTTAGGCAGGGTAGCGGCAGCCAGCACGGCTGCGGAGGTGCGGGGTGCCTTGCCCAGAGCCAAGGTGGTACCTGCACCGATCTTTGCGCCGCCGAGGGCGCGGGTAGCTAGTTCCGGATCATTGGGAATCAGGTTCTTGTAACCGGAGGGGACGAACTTGCGCAGGGTCTTGAGGAAGCCTTCGGTTTCCTTGGTGTGCTCCGAGGCATTGCGCAGGTCGTCTACACCTTCCCATACAAATACCGATGCCAGCATGGGGCGGGCAAACTTGCGAATCATAGTCCTTTAAGCTCCTTAGCTCGTTGTTCTAGACCAATCGTGTGATTGACCATTATACGCTGAAATAGCCGCCTAGATCACCAACGGCGCTCCCACCAATCACCCAACTTGGGGCGTTCTTCCCCCAAGGTGGTGGGCTTGCCATGCCCTGGGCGGATGATGGCGTTATCCGGGAACTCCTCGAAAACACGCTTGGTGACGTCCTTATATAGCCGCACGAAGTCGCCTTCAGAGGTCGTTCGACCCAATCCACCGGGGAATACGGAATCTCCCACAAACAGGTTGGTGACCCCGTCAACGGTGGCCACGAGTGCCACGCCGCCGGGGGTATGGCCGCGCAGGATGATGATGGGCAATTTCATGCCGGCAAACTCGATGGAATCGCCCTCGCGCAGCTCAACGTCTACGTCTTCCGGAATGGCCGGCGAATCAATGAAGGAGGCGTAGTGCTTTGCGTTGGTGGCCTCCAAAACCTCGTCGAGAGCCCGCACGTGATCCCAATGGCGGTGCGTGGTGAGAACGGCGGKGRTGTCAACCCCYGCCTCSCGCGCCMTGTTGAGGRTGGCGGGGGSGTTATCGGCGGCATCGACAAGCAAGCCTTGATCGCCGGCGGTAAGCAGGTAGCAGTTATTGTCCATTTCCGAAACGGAGATTTGGTGAAGATGTAGCTCGTTAGTCATACGTCCCAGCCTACGGGTACATTCAAGGGGAGATTAAAATCTATGATGTGGAGGCTGGAGCGCAGTGGCAGAACGATTGATTGTGCGAGGCGCACGGGAACACAATCTCAAGGGCGTGGATATCGATATTCCGCGCGATAAAATGGTGGTTTTTACTGGGCTTTCGGGCTCTGGTAAGTCCTCGCTGGCCTTCGATACCATCTTCGCGGAGGGCCAACGCCGCTACGTGGAATCGTTGAGCTCTTATGCCCGGATGTTTTTGGGCCAGATGGATAAACCCAATGTGGAATACATCGGTGGCCTGTCGCCGGCGGTGTCCATCGATCAGAAGTCTACGAACCACAACCCGCGCTCTACCGTGGGCACGATTACGGAAATTTACGATTACCTCCGCTTGCTCTTCTCGCGCGCCGGCACCCCGCACTGCCCCAAGTGCGATGCCGTCATCGAGCGCCAGACGCCGCAGCAGATCGTTGATGCCGTCCTGGAGCAGGAAGAAAAGCTGAAGTTCCAGGTGCTTGCCCCGGTGGCCCGCAAGCGCAAGGGTGAGTTTGTCGACCTCTTCCAGGACCTTTCGGCGCAGGGCTACTCCCGCGTGCGCGTGGATGGTGAGACCCACCAATTAAGCGATCCGCCGAAGCTAAAGAAGCAGGTCAAACACACCATCGAGGTGGTGGTGGACCGGCTGCAGGTCAAGGCATCGCAGAAGCAGCGCCTCACCGATTCCGTGGAAACGGCTTTGCGGCTTGCCGATGGCCTCGTCACCATCGAGTTTGTTGATAAAGAGGAACTCACGCATACCTATTCCGAGAAGGCGGCCTGCCCCAACGGCCATACCCTCACCATCGAGGAGTACGAGCCACGCGCGTTTTCCTTTAACGCGCCCTTTGGCTCCTGCCCGGTCTGCGATGGCTTGGGCACGAAGCTCGAAGTGGATGTAGACCTGCTCATCCCGGATCCGGATGCCCCGGCTGTCGATGCCGTGCAGCCGTGGCATTCCAGCCCGAATTCCCGGTACTTCGTCAAACTCGTGGAAGGTTTGGGCAAGGCCCTGGGCTTTGACCCGCAGACCCCTGTCAGCGAGCTGACCAAGGAGCAGCGCGATGCGTTGATTTATGGCACCGAAACCGAGGTGCGGGTGCGCTATAAGAACCGCTATGGCCGCCAGCGCAATTGGACCGCGCCCTTTGAGGGTGCCGTCGGATTCCTGCACCGCAAATTGGATACCACGGATTCGCAGTCCCAAAAGGATCGGCTGCTGCAATACACCCGCCGGGTGCCGTGTAGCACGTGTAAGGGAACGCGCCTGAAGCCGGAAATCCTCGCCGTGCGCCTGGCGTCGACCACGCATGGCGAACAGTCCATCGCGGGGCTTAGCGCCCTGTCCATCGAGGATGCCTCGGAGTTTTTGGATTCGCTGGTCTTGGGTCACCGCGAGGAAATCATCGCTGGGGCGGTGTTGAAGGAGACCCAAGCCCGCCTGCGCTTCTTATTGGACGTGGGCCTTAACTACCTCACCCTGGACCGCGGCGCCTCGACCCTGTCTGGCGGGGAGGCCCAGCGCATCCGCCTGGCCACGCAGATTGGATCCGGGCTTGCCGGTGTGCTCTACGTGTTGGACGAGCCGTCCATCGGTTTGCACCAGCGCGATAATCACCGCCTGATTTCGACCTTGCAGCGTCTGCGCGATATCGGCAATACGCTCATCGTGGTCGAACACGATGAAGACACCATTCGCTCGTCCGATTGGCTCGTGGATGTGGGCCCGCGCGCCGGCGAATACGGCGGCGAAGTGGTCTACCAAGGCGAGCCCGCCGGCGTGGAGAAGGTAAAGGAGTCTCTAACGGGGCAGTACCTATCCGGTTCCAAGGTCCTGGCCGTTCCGGATCACCGCCGCGAGATCGATAAGGACCGCACCCTGAAGGTGGTTGGTGCCCGGGAAAATAACCTCAAGGGAATCAACGTTGAGATTCCGCTCGGCGTTCTGGTGTGCATTACCGGCGTATCCGGCTCCGGCAAGTCCACCGTGGTCAATGAAATCCTCGCCAAGACCTTGGCCAATAACTTGAACCGCGCCCGGCAGGTTCCTGGGCGCGCCAAGCGCGTGGAGGGCATTGAGCACCTGGATAAATTGGTGCAGGTGGATCAGAGCCCGATTGGCCGCACCCCGCGTTCCAACCCGGCGACCTACACCGGCGTCTTTGATAAGATTCGCAACCTTTTTGCGGAGACCCAAGAAGCAAAGGTGCGCGGTTACAAGGCCGGCCGCTTTTCCTTCAACGTCAAAGGCGGGCGCTGCGAGGCTTGCCAGGGCGATGGCACCATCAAGATTGAGATGAACTTCTTGCCGGATGTTTATGTCCCGTGTGAGGTCTGCGAGGGCGCGCGCTATAACCGCGAGACCCTGGAGGTCCACTACAAGGGCAAAAACATCGCGGAAGTGCTGGACATGCCGATTTCTGAAGCCGCGGACTTTTTCGAGCCCATTACCTCCATCCACCGCTACTTGGCCACGCTTGTCGATGTCGGCCTGGGCTACGTCCGCCTCGGCCAAGCCGCCACCACGTTGTCCGGCGGTGAGGCTCAGCGCGTGAAGCTCGCCTCGGAGCTGCAAAAGCGCACCAATGGCCGCACCATCTATATCTTGGATGAGCCGACGACCGGTCTGCACTTTGAGGATATTCGCCGGTTGATGCTGGTGATTCAAGGCTTGGTAGATAAGGGCAATTCCGTGCTCATCATTGAGCACAACCTCGATGTCATCAAGGCAGCGGACTGGATTGTGGATATGGGCCCTGAAGGCGGTGCCGGCGGCGGCACCGTGGTTGCGCAGGGTACGCCGGAAAAGGTTGCACAAGTGGAAGGCTCCTATACCGGCGGCTACCTCAAGGAACTGCTTCCTTAAAAACTAAAGTCGATAGTTTCTGTGAAAAATTGTCCCCTTTCTAAAAGATGGGCTAGTCTGTGAGGAATGAATCTGCGGCGGAGAATGGGAGCGATACTGGCGACGGTATCGCTTGCTGCCGTGGCGGCGTGCTCGTCGCCGGAACAGGCGCCGGATACGGCGGGGGRAGGGGSATCGGCAAGCGCTAGCGATAATGCCGATGCCGCAATCGCCAAAGATCTAGACCGCGCCATTGCGGCAGTGTCCAAGGACTATGACGCTAAGGTCGGCGTGGCCATCTCCGTCGGCGAAGAAAAAATTTCTGCGGGCGACAAAGGCGAAGGCCCAGCATGGTCCACCATCAAAGTGCCCATCGCGATTACGGCCCTGCAGGACGGCGCCGATCCATCCTTGGTGGATTTGGCCATCAAGGAATCCGATAATGATGCCGCCTACGCATTGTGGTCGCAAGTGCAGTGGGAAGAAGGTGTGGCCTCGGAGGCGGTGGAAAAGCTCTTGCGCGAGCACGGCTCGAATGCCTCCATTGAGGACGATGCTTTTGGGTACTCCATCTGGCCATTGCAGGAGCAAGCAAATTTCGGGGCGCAATTGCCCTGCATCAAAGAAGCCGAATATGTCCATGAGGTATTAAATGACATCGTGGAATGGCAAAACGTTGGCCTCTCCAAACACACAAGCACCCGGGCAAAAAGCGGGTGGGGGCTCGATGAAAATAGCGATGACTACACCTTCCGGCAATTCGGTGTCCATGAAAAGGACGGTAAAAGGGTAGGCGTGGCCTTGAGCGTCATCGTCGAGGGCGAGGATTATGAAAATGGCTCCGCCGCGATCGATGACCTTGCCGATGATGTCCTCAAGTCCATTGATAAAGCCATTGCGGATGAAAAACTAGAGCCCGATTCCACCTGCGAGGATGCCTAGTATTCTGCGGTTTGCCTTAAATGGTAGCGGCTGCTAGTGTCGTATCCACTACCGCCCAAGGTACCTTTTCTAGGAACCTGGGTCACAAGCGGAGATTCTCCCACCCGATGCCGCGAACTTCAGGTTCGTTGGATAACGGTAAAGGTAACCAGACATTTACGTCTGGCTCTGTGAGATCTCCCGGCTGCCTTTGGCAGACCGGGTTAGATTCGTTTGTGGTCCACGGTAGGTGAACTCATTACCCAAAACCCCTAATCGAGGAGAACCACAATCAGCGCTGAAGCTCGCATTAATGAGCGTATCCGAGTACCCGAGGTCCGTCTTGTCGGCCCCGGTGGTGAACAGGTGGGTATCGTCCGCACCGATGATGCCCGCAAGCTTGCCTATGAAGCTGACCTG
This is a stretch of genomic DNA from Corynebacterium accolens. It encodes these proteins:
- a CDS encoding DoxX family protein → MIRKFARPMLASVFVWEGVDDLRNASEHTKETEGFLKTLRKFVPSGYKNLIPNDPELATRALGGAKIGAGTTLALGKAPRTSAAVLAAATLPNLVGKNNFWAADNKKDKEDRRNGFITNTALLGALFITTQDTEGKPSLRWRAQKAGERTNKKIQQALPTKSESQEKREELSARANELSNKAGDWFNETSQKAQAYVDDNKDDWQSTGRGLLDTAKSYVDDAKDYVDDNKDDWQDSGRGFLDNAKSFIEDSVDSAKSYVGDNKQDWLKSAESNAKTARKGAVKAANKAQKRADDAASKLDKADSKRAAKKASKHADKLQKKANKKIEAAIKKIEKRAK
- a CDS encoding MBL fold metallo-hydrolase, whose amino-acid sequence is MTNELHLHQISVSEMDNNCYLLTAGDQGLLVDAADNXPAXLNXAREAGVDXXAVLTTHRHWDHVRALDEVLEATNAKHYASFIDSPAIPEDVDVELREGDSIEFAGMKLPIIILRGHTPGGVALVATVDGVTNLFVGDSVFPGGLGRTTSEGDFVRLYKDVTKRVFEEFPDNAIIRPGHGKPTTLGEERPKLGDWWERRW
- the uvrA gene encoding excinuclease ABC subunit UvrA, with product MAERLIVRGAREHNLKGVDIDIPRDKMVVFTGLSGSGKSSLAFDTIFAEGQRRYVESLSSYARMFLGQMDKPNVEYIGGLSPAVSIDQKSTNHNPRSTVGTITEIYDYLRLLFSRAGTPHCPKCDAVIERQTPQQIVDAVLEQEEKLKFQVLAPVARKRKGEFVDLFQDLSAQGYSRVRVDGETHQLSDPPKLKKQVKHTIEVVVDRLQVKASQKQRLTDSVETALRLADGLVTIEFVDKEELTHTYSEKAACPNGHTLTIEEYEPRAFSFNAPFGSCPVCDGLGTKLEVDVDLLIPDPDAPAVDAVQPWHSSPNSRYFVKLVEGLGKALGFDPQTPVSELTKEQRDALIYGTETEVRVRYKNRYGRQRNWTAPFEGAVGFLHRKLDTTDSQSQKDRLLQYTRRVPCSTCKGTRLKPEILAVRLASTTHGEQSIAGLSALSIEDASEFLDSLVLGHREEIIAGAVLKETQARLRFLLDVGLNYLTLDRGASTLSGGEAQRIRLATQIGSGLAGVLYVLDEPSIGLHQRDNHRLISTLQRLRDIGNTLIVVEHDEDTIRSSDWLVDVGPRAGEYGGEVVYQGEPAGVEKVKESLTGQYLSGSKVLAVPDHRREIDKDRTLKVVGARENNLKGINVEIPLGVLVCITGVSGSGKSTVVNEILAKTLANNLNRARQVPGRAKRVEGIEHLDKLVQVDQSPIGRTPRSNPATYTGVFDKIRNLFAETQEAKVRGYKAGRFSFNVKGGRCEACQGDGTIKIEMNFLPDVYVPCEVCEGARYNRETLEVHYKGKNIAEVLDMPISEAADFFEPITSIHRYLATLVDVGLGYVRLGQAATTLSGGEAQRVKLASELQKRTNGRTIYILDEPTTGLHFEDIRRLMLVIQGLVDKGNSVLIIEHNLDVIKAADWIVDMGPEGGAGGGTVVAQGTPEKVAQVEGSYTGGYLKELLP